One Carboxydothermus pertinax genomic window carries:
- the sdhC gene encoding succinate dehydrogenase, cytochrome b556 subunit, with product MYDNRLGIKGNFYAGKFGIERYLYTLHRISGIGLIIYLLLHIVVTSFRLGGPDAWAKAMGTVNNPIFKFGEFLVVIAGVFHGLNGLRLILTEFGYFIGKPERQEYPYKYSTLKQRPLMYFLMILALVGIVISIYDIYLA from the coding sequence ATGTATGACAATCGTTTGGGCATCAAGGGCAACTTTTATGCGGGAAAATTCGGAATTGAAAGATATTTATATACTTTACACCGGATTTCCGGGATTGGACTAATTATCTATCTTTTGCTGCATATTGTGGTAACTTCTTTTCGTCTTGGGGGTCCCGATGCATGGGCAAAGGCTATGGGAACCGTTAATAATCCAATATTTAAATTCGGGGAATTCCTGGTAGTAATAGCAGGGGTATTTCACGGCTTAAACGGTTTACGGCTTATACTTACCGAATTTGGTTACTTTATCGGCAAACCTGAACGTCAGGAGTATCCCTATAAATATTCAACTTTAAAACAGCGACCTTTAATGTATTTCCTAATGATTTTAGCGTTAGTAGGAATTGTTATAAGTATTTATGATATATATTTGGCCTAA
- a CDS encoding fumarate hydratase encodes MRILDVKQIESAVKSMVVNANQKLSPDVFGALQQAEKSEESEVGKKILQRVIENAQIAANEELPICQDTGTAVIFLEIGQEVHLVGGNLYDAINNGVRAGYTEGYLRKSIVKDPLNRVNTGDNTPAVVHIDIVPGDKVKITVAPKGGGSENMSQLKMLKPADGVEGVKQFVIDTVRQAGSNPCPPVIVGVGIGGTFEKAALLAKKALLREVGSKNPDPLYQSLEAELLEKINKLGIGPQGLGGRITALAVHIETYPTHIASLPVAVNLNCHVARHETVIL; translated from the coding sequence GTGAGAATTTTAGATGTTAAACAAATAGAAAGCGCCGTTAAATCGATGGTAGTTAATGCAAACCAAAAATTAAGCCCGGATGTTTTTGGGGCTTTGCAGCAAGCAGAAAAATCGGAAGAAAGTGAGGTCGGTAAAAAAATATTGCAAAGAGTAATAGAAAATGCCCAAATTGCCGCTAATGAAGAATTGCCAATTTGTCAGGATACAGGTACAGCGGTAATCTTTTTGGAGATTGGACAGGAGGTACACTTAGTTGGTGGGAATTTATATGATGCGATCAATAATGGGGTAAGAGCAGGTTATACTGAGGGGTACTTGCGAAAGTCGATAGTAAAAGATCCTCTGAATAGAGTAAATACCGGGGATAATACTCCTGCGGTAGTGCATATTGATATTGTTCCAGGTGATAAAGTAAAAATAACGGTAGCTCCTAAAGGTGGCGGCAGTGAAAATATGAGCCAGCTCAAAATGTTAAAGCCAGCCGATGGAGTAGAAGGCGTAAAGCAATTTGTTATTGATACGGTTCGTCAAGCGGGTTCTAATCCATGTCCTCCAGTAATTGTAGGAGTAGGAATTGGCGGTACTTTTGAAAAAGCTGCCCTCTTAGCAAAAAAAGCGTTATTAAGAGAAGTTGGAAGTAAGAACCCTGATCCCCTCTATCAATCCCTTGAAGCCGAGCTTTTGGAAAAGATTAATAAACTGGGAATTGGGCCCCAGGGACTAGGGGGAAGGATCACAGCATTGGCGGTGCATATTGAAACATACCCTACTCATATTGCAAGTTTACCCGTGGCAGTAAATTTAAACTGTCATGTTGCCCGGCATGAAACTGTAATTTTATAG
- a CDS encoding succinate dehydrogenase iron-sulfur subunit has translation MKVTFKIWRYDPAKDVKPYFQDYTFDVKEGMTVLDCLYYIKENIDATLAFRASCRMGICGSCAMYINKKPRLACETQALSLGTDVIEIAPLPNYKNIKDLVPDLTPLFEKHKNVKPYIIPENEQEFINPTGEYSQTPAELEEYLQFAYCIKCGACLAACPTVGTTPDFPGPQALAQAYRYNADNRDFGEKERKVQVDNPKGLWRCHMAGACAEACPKGVDPALAIQLFKRSFFFTGRKPKARLIPLNKEKPARGGIKAPEPTV, from the coding sequence TTGAAGGTAACGTTTAAAATTTGGCGCTATGATCCTGCAAAGGATGTAAAACCGTATTTTCAAGATTATACTTTCGATGTAAAAGAAGGCATGACAGTTTTAGATTGCCTTTATTACATTAAAGAAAATATTGATGCCACGTTGGCTTTTAGAGCATCGTGCCGGATGGGTATTTGCGGTTCCTGCGCGATGTACATTAATAAAAAGCCGCGACTTGCCTGTGAAACTCAAGCTTTATCCCTCGGGACTGACGTAATAGAGATTGCTCCACTGCCTAATTATAAAAATATAAAAGATTTAGTTCCGGATTTAACTCCGCTTTTTGAAAAACATAAAAATGTCAAGCCATATATAATACCTGAAAACGAGCAGGAATTCATAAATCCTACCGGAGAATATTCCCAGACACCGGCAGAACTTGAAGAATACCTGCAATTTGCTTATTGTATAAAATGCGGTGCTTGTCTTGCGGCTTGCCCTACGGTAGGAACTACGCCGGATTTTCCCGGACCGCAAGCTTTGGCCCAAGCATATAGATATAATGCTGATAATCGCGATTTTGGGGAAAAGGAAAGAAAAGTTCAGGTCGATAATCCAAAAGGTTTATGGCGCTGCCATATGGCGGGTGCATGTGCTGAAGCCTGTCCCAAAGGAGTTGACCCTGCATTGGCTATCCAGCTTTTTAAAAGGTCGTTCTTTTTCACCGGCCGCAAACCTAAAGCCCGCTTAATTCCTTTAAATAAGGAAAAGCCTGCTCGGGGAGGAATAAAAGCTCCTGAGCCTACTGTTTAA
- a CDS encoding Fe-S-containing hydro-lyase — protein sequence MMIKITTPLTTEVIEKLTIGDEVLLNGIIYTGRDAAHKKLFELLEKGEELPVDLKGQILYYVGPTPAKPGRVIGSAGPTTSGRMDKYTPRLLDYGLKGMIGKGLRNKEVQEAIVRNKAIYFAAIGGAGALLSKTIVKSEVVAYPDLGPEAIYRLEVVDFPAIVVIDARGQNLYEVGPEKFRKE from the coding sequence ATCATGATTAAAATTACTACTCCCTTAACCACTGAAGTTATTGAAAAATTAACAATTGGAGATGAAGTCTTACTTAATGGGATTATTTATACTGGCCGAGATGCAGCTCATAAAAAGCTGTTTGAACTGTTAGAAAAGGGAGAAGAACTGCCAGTAGACTTAAAGGGACAAATCCTTTATTATGTAGGACCAACTCCCGCCAAGCCGGGCAGGGTTATTGGTTCGGCAGGGCCAACTACCAGTGGGCGGATGGATAAATATACTCCGCGCCTTTTGGATTATGGCTTAAAAGGGATGATAGGTAAAGGACTCCGAAATAAGGAAGTGCAAGAGGCGATTGTCCGCAATAAAGCTATATACTTTGCGGCAATTGGGGGAGCCGGAGCGTTACTTTCAAAAACGATCGTTAAAAGTGAAGTGGTGGCCTATCCGGATTTAGGTCCTGAAGCTATTTACCGCTTAGAAGTAGTTGATTTTCCTGCAATTGTGGTTATTGATGCCCGGGGACAAAATTTATACGAGGTAGGTCCGGAGAAATTCCGGAAAGAATAA
- a CDS encoding succinate dehydrogenase/fumarate reductase flavoprotein subunit has protein sequence MDVNVLKHDLIIIGSGLAGLRAALEAAFLSKGELDIALVSKTQLLRPHSVCAEGGTGAALRIDEGDSPELHAWDTVKGSDFLADQDAVWRFVELIPQEILKLDHWGIPWARRENGKIDQRPFGGHSFPRAVFAADKTGFFEVHTMYDNLQRFPNIHRYDEVMVTSLIIEEGEYRGFTAIDLVRGEFLVFQSKAIIIATGGACRIYGFTTYSYTVTGDGMALAYRAGLPLKDMEFVQFHPTGFVPSGILITEAARGEGGYLINNLGERFMGKYAEKMMELAPRDIVSRSEMQEIEAGRGFTREDGLDYVLLDLTHLGREKINERLPLIREVAIKFAGIDPIEKPLPVRPVAHYSMGGIHVDIDGQTPVPGVYAAGEVACVSLHGANRLGTNSTAECLVWGGITGGKAYEYVKKQKAFPQLPKEMVLREEARINEIFNKPNKESLYTIRKELREIMDKNVGVYRDEKGLTAALNKVRELIQRFKDCGLEDKSKYYNTDLVSYLEMENMLTLAEIIVLGALERKESRGGHARRDYPNRDDENWLKHTLAYYTPQGPRLKYLPVKITTWKPVERKY, from the coding sequence ATGGATGTGAACGTTCTAAAACATGATTTGATAATTATTGGCTCCGGACTTGCTGGACTTAGGGCAGCGTTGGAGGCTGCTTTTTTATCCAAGGGAGAATTAGATATTGCGCTTGTCAGTAAGACGCAGCTTTTAAGACCTCATTCGGTTTGTGCTGAAGGCGGAACCGGTGCAGCTCTCCGGATTGACGAAGGGGATAGTCCGGAATTGCATGCCTGGGATACGGTTAAAGGAAGTGATTTTTTAGCGGATCAGGACGCTGTTTGGCGTTTTGTCGAATTAATTCCTCAGGAAATTTTAAAGTTAGACCACTGGGGTATTCCCTGGGCCCGCCGGGAAAACGGAAAAATTGACCAAAGACCATTTGGCGGTCACTCGTTTCCGCGAGCGGTTTTTGCGGCGGATAAAACGGGCTTTTTTGAAGTCCATACTATGTACGATAATTTGCAGCGTTTTCCCAATATTCATCGTTATGACGAAGTAATGGTGACCTCGCTCATTATTGAAGAAGGGGAATACCGGGGCTTTACTGCGATAGACTTGGTGCGCGGTGAGTTTCTAGTATTTCAATCAAAAGCTATTATAATTGCCACCGGTGGAGCTTGTCGGATTTATGGTTTTACTACTTATTCCTATACCGTTACCGGTGACGGTATGGCGTTAGCATATCGAGCAGGTTTGCCTTTAAAAGATATGGAATTTGTTCAGTTTCACCCCACCGGCTTTGTACCCTCGGGTATTTTAATTACCGAAGCTGCCCGTGGGGAAGGCGGTTATTTGATAAATAATTTGGGAGAACGTTTCATGGGAAAATATGCTGAAAAAATGATGGAACTCGCTCCAAGAGACATCGTTTCTCGGTCGGAAATGCAGGAAATTGAAGCGGGTAGAGGATTTACCCGGGAAGATGGTTTGGATTACGTTTTACTGGATTTAACCCACCTCGGGAGGGAAAAAATTAATGAACGTTTACCGCTAATCCGGGAAGTGGCCATAAAATTTGCGGGGATTGATCCGATTGAAAAACCTCTTCCGGTCCGGCCCGTAGCTCATTATTCAATGGGCGGCATTCATGTCGACATTGATGGACAAACTCCGGTACCCGGGGTATATGCAGCCGGTGAAGTTGCTTGTGTTTCTTTACATGGAGCAAACCGTTTAGGTACAAATTCTACTGCTGAATGTCTGGTATGGGGAGGTATAACCGGAGGCAAAGCATATGAATACGTAAAGAAACAAAAAGCTTTTCCGCAATTACCGAAAGAAATGGTCTTGAGGGAAGAGGCCAGAATTAACGAAATATTTAATAAACCAAATAAAGAAAGCTTATATACAATAAGAAAAGAGTTAAGGGAAATCATGGATAAAAACGTTGGAGTATATCGGGATGAAAAGGGGTTAACTGCAGCCCTTAACAAGGTAAGGGAGCTAATTCAGCGGTTTAAGGATTGCGGACTGGAAGATAAGAGTAAATATTACAATACCGACTTAGTTTCGTATCTGGAAATGGAGAACATGTTGACACTGGCGGAGATCATTGTTTTGGGAGCTTTGGAAAGAAAAGAATCCCGCGGAGGTCATGCCCGTAGAGATTATCCCAACAGGGATGATGAAAACTGGTTAAAACACACGTTAGCTTATTATACTCCTCAGGGGCCACGGCTTAAATACCTGCCGGTAAAGATTACTACCTGGAAACCAGTGGAAAGAAAGTACTAA